The sequence gatagctgctttcaactacccgaaagggggttccaaagaggatggatctagactgttctcagtggtagcagatgacagaacgaggagtataggtctcaagttgcagtgggggaggtttaggttggatattaggaaaatctttttcactaggatctggtgaaacactggaatatgttacctaggaaggtggtggaatctccttccttagaggtttttaaggtcaagcttgacaaagccctggttgggatgatttagttggggattggtcctgctttgagcagggggttggactagacgacctcctgaggttcctccCAGCCCTGAgattcgatgattctatgattcttttactcatttaaaatgctaaacctagaACAAAGTGGAGACCTTAAAATGTCTGTTACTGCCTTTAAATCAGCCCAGACAGATTCTGGTTGATGCATCTTTACCAAATGGCCCATTAGGCCTTTCATTTCTGCTATTCAAAatgggtggctggcaggatatgatcAAATCATATACCAATGCATTTAAAACATGCTGCATTATTAACTCATTATTatttatccttcattctaaatcatacaaaatacaaacatgaaATCCTACTATTACAGAGGAACCAGGAGGATGAACTGTCATGGGCACTCAGAGAAGAATGCTGTGCTGAGTACAGTACTGGCTCAAGCAGAGAGGCAGAATCGTTCCCAGAATcctgcagggcagattggaaaTGTTAAAGTGGGCAGAAGATAGGAGATCGTTATTCCTCCTTGGAGAAGGAAGTTCCTTGATGAACTCTGCTGGGTACCAGGAAACACCAAGGATCTTGAGCACTTGTAGAGGTGTCTAGACTCAAGGTTTTCCAACCACCAAGGTTTTCAGTTTCAGTTGTTTATTTGattgtcccctcctcccattctgattagcagaaactgccagcTAGATATGACCTTGCTCCTGtctccaaattaacccttaactatgtggtgttctgTTTCATTAATTCAGTgtggctgaatgcacataatatgCTTGCATTTAACTTGATTATATTCTGGGCtacacacccctcaaatccagggctagagaaggggtggagtgggggtggggcctggggtggagcaggggtcggaagaggtggggcaaggtTAGGGGCTTGGAGTTAAtgttggagtgggggcagggcatggcgCAGAGTGGGGATCGAGCACCCCCTGGATAGAGAGGAACTCATTGCTTATGTCAAAGCTCATGAACTGCTCATAGTCCTCGCTCAGACGTCAATTCTGGTGGGATTCTCCAACAAGGTGTCCCCCACCCATCTCCCCAGCAGGCCCGATCATTTAGGGGTTCTCAGACCAAGCCTCCTGAATGGGGCCTTGCACGTCgggaatgtgtgtgtgcacatgcatctgtgtgtgtgtgcacgtgcatcCATGTGTGTTTTTGTGCACATGGAGCTGCGTGTGATGTGCACATGAGGGTATGTGTGTATGTGCCTCTgaatccgtgtgtgtgtgtgcacccatgggactgtgtgtgtttgcatgtgcatCCATGTGTGTGCACctccagaatatcccatagcccagcaGTTAGCACCCTCACCTGGAACGTGGGAGACACACATTCAAATTCCTCCTCCACTGAAGGTTTGtttgtacaaagtggaacagctccagacagacagactgactgaGGCCCACCCAGAATAGCCATTTGCCAGGTGCTCAGGGTACTCACATGGGACATGGGAGACCTGTGTATaactccctgctccaaatcaggtagAGCAGAGATTTTGGATCTTGGTCTCCCACGTCCCTCTCAGGTCTCTCACGAGAAAGTGCTGACCTGTCCTAGGCACCTCgctccaggagagggctcagagctgacaaggggttccaaagagggtggatctagactgttctcagtggtagcagatgacagaatgcggagtaatggtctcaagttgcagtgggggaggtttaggttggatattaggaaaaactttttcactaggagggtggtgaagcactggaatgggttcccgagggaggcggtggaatctccttccttagaagtttttaaggtcaggcttgacaaagccctggttgggatgatttagttggggattggtcctgctttgagcagggggttggactagatgacctcctgaggtccctcctaatcgtgatattctgtgattctatgattctattctatgagtctatgattgggcaacaaaatggcaaatgaaatgtaatgtggataaatgtaaagtaatgcacattggaaaaaagaaCACCAACcttacatacaatatgatgggggctaatttagctacaacttatcaggagaaagatcttggagtcttcATGGATcattctctgaagacatccatgcagagtgcagcagcagtcaaaaaagcaaacgggatgttaggaatcattaaaaaagggatagagaatatcttattgcccttatataaatccattttaagcccacatcttgaatactgcttacagatgcagtctcctcatctcaaaaaagatatactggcattagaaaaggttcagagtagggcaactaaaatgattaggggtttggaacaggtcccatatgaggagagattaaagaggctaggactgttcagctttgaaaagaggagactgaggggcATAGATAgctgtctataaaatcatgagtggtgtggagaaagtgaataaggaaatttacttgttcccataatagaagaactaggggccaccaaatgaaattaatgggcagcaggtttaaaacaaataaaaggaagttcttcttcacacagcacacaatcaacctgtggaactccttgcctgaggaggttgtgaaggcgaggactataacagggtttaaaagagaactggataaattcatagaggttatgtccattaatggctattagccaggatgggtaaggaatggtgtccctagcctctgtttgtcagagggtggagatggattgGTCACTGTTGGCATTGGTCACTgacggtagacaggatactgggctggatggacctttggtctgacccagtatggccattcttatattcttatgaaaTGGCAGACTGTTTgcttgtcaggctgcagcagcttggGTCCCAGACCCACAGCAGAGGGAAgccagctggtgggggagggaggtggagatgaTCCAGCGAGTGATGGTGGGATGGGACAAGTGAGCAACAGGGTCAGAGAGTTGGGGAATAGGCACAGAGGGGGGAAAGGACTTGAgggaagaggaagggcagggggtgtcAGATGTCCAGTtatcagcaattagaaaggtgacAAATCTAGGAGTTAATGAGTTGTACACAGACTGATCCCCCAGTTTATTATGCTTACAGAACACAGTAAGGCCAGGAGCGGGTTTAATATCTTTTTGACTGCTCAGTCAGTGATTCAGGGAAGAGGGCCCAGCACCATGTCACCAGCCAGCTTTGCACGGAGCTCGGTCTGGgagccagagcaccaggagaaaaCTTTAGTTCCTTTAAAAGTAAAGAGCCAGAGCAGCCTGTCCTGGATCTGTTTGGTCCTCACCCCATAGATGATGGGGTTTACCATGGGGGGCACCAGGAGGTATGCATTGGCCATGAGAACATGGAAATGCAGGGCCACATTGTAGCCAAACCGGTgtgtgaggaaggagaagagagctggAATGTAAAAGACTAAGatggcacagaggtgggagctgcaggttccAAAAGTTTTGAGCCGGGcatcctttgtggggaggctgaagatggccctgaggatctgggtATAGGACACAGCGATAAAAAACACATCCAGACCCGTCACCAAGAATGCTGCAGAGAGGCTGTAGTAACTACTGACACGGATGTCAGTGCAGGCCAGTTTCACCACAGCCATGTGCTCACAGTATGTGTGCGggatgatgttggttctgcaatatggccaccGCCTTGTCAGGAAGGGATAGGGCAGTACAAGCATGCCTCCACGCAGCACCATGACGAGGCCTATCTTGGCCACCACAGGGtttgtcaggatggtggaatgcctcaggggatggcagatggccacgtagcgatcCAAAGCCATGGCCACAAGGATCCCAGACTCTATCACTGAGAAGCAATGAATGAAGTACATCTGGGTAAGGCAGGCACTTAAATCTatctccctggaattgaaccagaagatgctcagtgTTTTGGGCAGGATGGATGTAGACAGGATCAGGTCAGTGACGGCCAGCAtacagaggaaatagtacatggggACATGGAGGCTCGGCTCCATATTCACGATGAACAGGATTGTG is a genomic window of Natator depressus isolate rNatDep1 chromosome 1, rNatDep2.hap1, whole genome shotgun sequence containing:
- the LOC141995001 gene encoding olfactory receptor 52M1-like, with protein sequence MQEIPLCLSIGHLLPTSMSDSNTTHFTNPSTFILLGIPGLEAAHVWISIPFSAMYSIAVLGNFTILFIVNMEPSLHVPMYYFLCMLAVTDLILSTSILPKTLSIFWFNSREIDLSACLTQMYFIHCFSVIESGILVAMALDRYVAICHPLRHSTILTNPVVAKIGLVMVLRGGMLVLPYPFLTRRWPYCRTNIIPHTYCEHMAVVKLACTDIRVSSYYSLSAAFLVTGLDVFFIAVSYTQILRAIFSLPTKDARLKTFGTCSSHLCAILVFYIPALFSFLTHRFGYNVALHFHVLMANAYLLVPPMVNPIIYGVRTKQIQDRLLWLFTFKGTKVFSWCSGSQTELRAKLAGDMVLGPLP